In one window of Acidobacteriota bacterium DNA:
- a CDS encoding type II secretion system protein produces MRRPAPLSAPSDASGYAMAVLLVGLAVMLTLMTMAMPVWRQQARREREEELLFRLKQYAHALALYQRRVPGASPADLDVLVKERYLRRKYKDPVTGKDFAILRVGQVSPGMTTPLPGQVGAGAPTTGAPGGPSSQPTGGTPGRSSGFGQSPMGTMNQPGSPGAMVTGPIRGVVSTSKESSLRIWKGRTQYDQWEVAIEDVTPRFFGPQPDQPGQNRGPGGVGSRQPGRPGAGSPQMQPRTSSPTTPYGGPR; encoded by the coding sequence ATGAGGAGACCTGCACCGCTCTCGGCACCATCTGACGCCAGTGGCTACGCGATGGCCGTCCTGCTCGTCGGGTTGGCCGTGATGCTGACGCTCATGACGATGGCCATGCCCGTCTGGCGGCAGCAGGCCAGACGAGAGCGCGAGGAGGAGCTGCTGTTCCGCCTGAAGCAGTACGCGCATGCACTGGCGCTCTATCAGCGTCGCGTGCCAGGGGCGTCACCGGCCGACCTCGACGTGCTCGTCAAGGAGCGCTATCTGCGCAGGAAGTACAAGGACCCGGTCACCGGCAAGGACTTCGCCATTCTCCGCGTGGGGCAGGTGTCGCCCGGCATGACGACACCACTGCCGGGGCAGGTCGGCGCTGGCGCGCCGACGACCGGCGCACCAGGGGGCCCCAGTAGTCAGCCGACGGGCGGCACTCCCGGCCGGTCGTCGGGCTTCGGGCAGTCGCCGATGGGCACCATGAACCAGCCCGGTTCACCGGGAGCGATGGTCACCGGACCGATTCGCGGTGTGGTCAGCACGAGCAAGGAATCGTCGCTCCGCATTTGGAAGGGCCGCACGCAATACGATCAGTGGGAAGTGGCGATCGAGGACGTGACGCCACGCTTCTTCGGTCCGCAGCCGGACCAGCCCGGGCAGAATCGAGGCCCCGGCGGCGTGGGGAGCCGGCAGCCGGGCAGGCCCGGGGCCGGGTCCCCGCAGATGCAGCCACGAACGTCCTCCCCGACGACTCCGTACGGCGGTCCGCGCTGA
- a CDS encoding MFS transporter, producing MPDERPGPLLACLSVAFIALGACIAAIGPALPEFARVADVDVSSIGVLYSALFAGFLASQITSTLLLERIGTRVVILWALAVLAAGTVGLSAAASLLVMLTASAVLGVGYGFATIAMNLVASRMLTHRPAFVVNVVNALYGVGTVVGPLVSSAFLKTGSPARWAPAIGGLIALVIVPWAWFALPRDAQVPLKEAAPQPRGFALPAGLIFIGFFVFLYGGVETGFSGWAPTYLERTLGVTPASAALSTSIYWFSYMAGRVLSTVLAYRIGPAVVLQGALAALAIGGLVLVSSVGHPLWTTTALVLMGGATGPIYPSMFGVVTQRFAGRAAFAVSAVSAIGCGGAMLLPWLMGLTLPLAGGRVLAAIPLLLTAGMWGLFRLSSRATA from the coding sequence ATGCCTGACGAGCGTCCTGGTCCGCTCCTCGCGTGTCTCTCCGTTGCGTTCATCGCGCTGGGCGCGTGCATCGCCGCGATTGGCCCCGCGCTGCCCGAGTTCGCACGCGTGGCGGACGTCGACGTATCGTCGATCGGCGTGCTCTACAGCGCGCTCTTCGCCGGATTCCTCGCCTCGCAGATCACATCGACGCTGCTCCTCGAGCGAATCGGCACGCGCGTGGTGATTCTCTGGGCGCTCGCCGTGCTCGCCGCGGGTACCGTGGGTCTGTCCGCCGCCGCCTCGCTCCTCGTGATGCTGACCGCCAGCGCGGTCCTCGGCGTGGGCTACGGCTTCGCGACGATCGCCATGAACCTGGTCGCCTCGCGCATGCTCACGCACAGGCCGGCGTTCGTGGTGAACGTCGTGAACGCGCTCTACGGCGTCGGCACCGTCGTCGGCCCGCTGGTGTCGAGCGCGTTCCTGAAGACGGGCTCGCCCGCACGCTGGGCGCCGGCCATCGGTGGACTCATCGCACTCGTCATCGTGCCGTGGGCGTGGTTCGCGCTGCCCCGCGACGCGCAGGTGCCGCTGAAGGAAGCCGCGCCGCAGCCACGCGGGTTCGCGCTCCCGGCCGGCCTCATCTTCATCGGGTTCTTCGTGTTCCTGTACGGCGGTGTCGAAACCGGGTTCTCCGGCTGGGCCCCGACCTACCTCGAGCGCACGCTCGGCGTGACACCCGCGAGCGCCGCGCTCTCGACGTCGATCTACTGGTTCTCGTACATGGCCGGCCGCGTACTGTCGACCGTCCTCGCCTACCGCATCGGCCCCGCCGTCGTCCTTCAGGGCGCGCTTGCCGCGCTTGCTATCGGCGGACTCGTGCTCGTGTCGAGCGTCGGTCATCCGCTGTGGACGACGACCGCGCTGGTCCTGATGGGAGGGGCAACGGGCCCGATCTATCCGTCGATGTTCGGCGTCGTCACGCAGCGGTTCGCGGGACGCGCGGCGTTCGCCGTGTCGGCGGTCTCCGCGATCGGGTGCGGTGGCGCGATGCTGCTGCCGTGGCTCATGGGACTCACGCTCCCCCTCGCGGGCGGCCGCGTGCTCGCGGCGATCCCGCTGCTGCTGACGGCCGGGATGTGGGGCCTCTTCAGGCTGTCGTCACGCGCGACGGCCTGA